The window AAATAAGTGACAGCATAATCCATTTGACTTTGGTTCAAATAATAGTCGCTCCCTGCCAAAAGATACCATTGGTCATCAGCCAGTCCATTATTATTCTCATCTTTCATGACTTCTACCATTGCTGCTTCGCTCCAATCAGGCAAAGCATTGGTGAATATGGTAAAATCAATTCCAAATGGATTGTTGGGATGGTTTTCTACACTTTCTTCCATTTTTACAATAATATGACCGCCAAATGCGCCCAAAGAAACCAATCCGCTTGTTCCTCCAATAATGCTTTGTGCAGCATACGGAGAGCCAAATGCACCATCGTTAGTAAATTGTCCTGGAGCAGGTTTGTAATCAATAATTTCCGACACATACTGTGCCTGACCCAGCAAGTTAAAGCTGAATAGGAGGATTAGAGTTGCAAATTTAATAATTGACTGGCTCATTTTATTGTTTATTTATTTCGCAAAAACAGTAGAAACTGAAAAAGATGAGGGCAGGCTTTGAAGGAAGCAATCGGCTAGTGTAGGAAACCAGCAGATGATTAGCTTTTTCACCGAAAGCACTCAAATCTTTATCTGTTGGCAGGTCTTCTGACTTACTCCATTCTGTGGAAGCCTTCCCGGTTGCGAACCAGTGGCATATTTTCCACGAAATATATGGAGCTTACAGCAGCGGGAACTGTTCAGGATTTACACCTGATTCCCTATTAATCCGATAATACCATTTTAACGATATGGAATTTCATAAAGTCAAATTGGTATAAGCTGGAACCAATTTCGCTGCAAAAGTAGAAATATTAGTTGAGGTGGAATGTTAAATTCTGAAAAATGATAAAATAGTAAGTACAGATGAACAGGTTGTTGATTAATAGTTATTTGTATTTCTGATCTATCATGAATTTAGCATCAAGATATAACATAGAATCTACTGTGATTCCTCTAGATTTTGCTTTTTCTTGGATTTTTTCAAACCATTTTTTATCAGATTGAATCTGTTTCATCATGGCTCTAATGTCTTTCTCCAAGTTTATGTAATTTTGACTTGCATGTTCAAAAGATTCGATAAAACCAAAGGGGAATCTGTCAAGGTTCGCTTCAGTGGTGAAAAGCAGCAGGATGTCAGCTTTTCTTATTGCTTCGGAATAATTGATATTCTTTACTTCATCTGTCATCTGTAGTTTGTCGATAAAAATCTGTTGATTATAATACCAAAACTCACCATGACTAAATGCCTTTTGATGAATACCTAAACGATATAATTGCCAGAAAAAACTATCTGCAATACTTATTACTTTAGGCTTATAAGCCGATTCATCTTTAAAGCTTATTTGGGGATAGGTCATTAATGGAATAGGAACAGGTAGGCCTAAGTTTAAAGCTTTTTCAATGTCGCTATCTTGTTTGTCAGCAATAAAAGACTTGCTAATATCGTCAATTTGAACATCAACTAAGTTCTTATTCAAAACCAATTCCATTTTTCTGAGGATTGAATCAACTATCAGAGGCATGCTTCCTTGACTCCAATGAATTCCTGTTTTTGGATAAAGAACTATTTCAGAGCCATCTTTCATATTTAAGAAAGCAGCATTAAAATCGATAAATGGAATATTGGACTTAGTTAAGATAGAAGTATAAACTTCATAATTTGTGATGCTTCTTTCTTTGTTCATGGAATCAGGAATGAATTCAGGATAAAAGAAACCCTTTCCTGGTGCAATTACTATTATTAATTGGGTTTGATGCTTCTTTAATTCTTCTTGAATAGCTAATAGTTTATTAATTCTAGAATTAATTTTCTTTTCACCTATAAAATTAGTTCCAAAATAGGAGTCGATATATTGTTGTTCATATAGATAGTCGTTCTTTCCAATGATTACGTTTTGAGCACTTACTTTATTGAATAAACTATATTGCAGTTGATTATAAAGCCTTACAAACGAACTCCTAAAGCCAAAATGGTCATTAAAGAAGGTATCATATTTATTTTGGAATTCCCCAGAAAACCAATCTTGAATTATAAACACTGGTTTTTGCTTGAGGGTATAGCTTCCTTCTAGAGGCTTAACAAAAACCTTTTGAGTATAATACTGCAAAAGAGGAAGCGTTAAAGCTAAAATGATGATGATAATTCCTATATTTTTCGTCTTGTTTTTCATTAGAACCTAAAATATATAAATGGATTAAAATCACTGCTGGTGATGGCGCTAAGGCAGATGGCTAAGCTTAATATGGCTAGAATTATAGAAATGAAATACCTCGATGTACTGTATTGCTCAGAAAAGAATACTTTATTCTCCCATTTTTTGCCTGTTTTTAAGAGTGTAATAAACGAAAATAAGACTGCAATTACTAATATGAACCAAAATTCTGATGAGGTTTTTGTGGGGACTGAAAAGTCGAATTTAAATAAACTTCTTAAGAAATATTTTATTTGATTAAAGCTCTCAGATCTAAATATAACCCAACCAATGATGGTTATAAAAAAAGTGAGAATGATACTTGGATATTTACCTACCTTTTTACTGAACTTAAGTAGGAATAGCTTATCAAGAATTAAGAAGAAGCCATGGAAAGCCCCCCAGATCACAAAATTCCATGCTGCACCATGCCAGAGACCAGAGATTAAAAATACCAGCCAAAGATTAAAATAGAGTCTTTTTTTTGAGGATACTCTACTTCCCCCCAATGGAATATATAGATAATCGCGCATCCAACTTCCTAGGGTGATGTGCCATCTACGCCAAAATTCAGTTATGCTTTGTGAGGTATAGGGATTATTAAAGTTTTCAGGAAATTTGAAGCCCATGATTCTACCAAGTCCAATGGCCATATCGGAATACCCAGAAAAGTCAAAATAGATTTGGAAGGTATAGGCTATTATTCCTATCCAGGCAGCTGAGCTTGTTAATTCTCCATCTGCCAAAGCAAAAGCTTGGTCGGCTTGTGCTCCTAATACATTAGCTATTAAAACTTTTTTCGCTAGCCCAATACAAAATCTAAAAAATCCCAATAACTTGTTGTCTAAGGTCTCTAAATGCTGGCGATTCTCTATCTGATCCGCAATTTGATTGAACCTCACAATAGGTCCTGCAATCATTTGAGGAAATAGCATAATATAAACTAGATATTGGATGGGATTCTTAAGAGGTTTGTGAACACCTCTAAAGACATCGATAGAATAAGTTAGTGTTTGAAAAGTATAGAAAGAAATGCCTATGGGTAAGGCCACTTGTGTCCATTGGAGGTTCTCGAAACCCATAGAATGGAGGACGAAGTCCAAATTCTCCACAAAGAAGTTGGCATATTTAAAATAGAGTAGGAGGCCAACATTTATAGAAATGGATAATGCCAATAAGTATTTTCGATGTATTGAGTTAGGGGAGTGGTACATGTTATTGATGATATAATAATCAAGAATAACAGAACCTATAACTACAAATACAAAAACGGGTGCCCCCCAAGCATAAAAGAAAATGCTAGCAAATAGGATGACCCAGTTTTTATAATTGTTGTTTTTGAAGAGGTGATATAACAACAAAAAAACAGGTAGAAAGTATAAAAGGAATAGGCTGCTACTAAATACCATTTGATCGATTTCAAATTTGATGGCACAAAGCTAAAAAAAATGAAGGTTGAACTATGAAAAGAAAAAAGTGTTTGTGAATTTAAATATCTTCATCATATTAATAGATTAGTGATAAAGAAAAACAGGTAATCCATCCTCACAAATGATATCACTTGGCTCAGGAGGAATGGTGCAATCAGATATAATCCCCCATTTTATATTATACAGATCTTGTTGATGGGTATAGAATTTGACTTTGCTTAGAAAAGCGTTTTCATCAATTTTCTGATGATAAGCCATAAAACCAACTGGGCCACCACAAGCCTTTTGACCATAAGCTACAAGCTTCCAGTCTTCGGAGTTGGTGCAAGAAACAGAGGCAGAAATACTAGAAATTTCTATAAATAAATCGGAAAGAAATTTCAGATCTTCTGCTTGTGAGCTAGTGTCTTTAATTTCTCCTCTTACAATTTCTTCTTCATCATTGTTTTTGTCGCATGCCATCAATATTCCCATTGCTAAAGCAAAGACGATAATTAACCTTTTCATTCATTTTGTTTTTGATAAAGCTAAAATACTGAAAAATAGGATGGTTTTTTAAATAATTTTGAAATATTTGTTAATTGGTCATGTTTTAATTGGTTTCCTATCTTTACCTTTTGAAAATTTAATCTTATGAAAATCCTTAAACGTTTATTATTAGTCATAGTTATTATTCTAATTTTGTTATTTGGAGCCCTCTGGTTTTATCTGGATTATCAAAGCCCTAAGTATAGCGGAGAAATAGTATTGCAAGAACTGGAAGAAAAAGCAGAAGTGGTATTTGATGAATATGGAATCCCACATATCTATGCCCAAAATCAGAGAGATGCTTATTTCACCTTGGGATATGTTCAGGTGCAGGAGCGACTGTTTCAAATGGAGCTTTATAGGAGATTGGTTCAAGGAAGAGCCTCTGAAATATTTGGCTCCTCTTTAATTTCCACAGATAAATACTTTCTCACTTTAGGATTAAATGAATTAGCAAAAGAAGCTGCTGAAAAACATTATTATCAAAATCGAAATGCCGAGTATCATGCGGCCACTTATTCATATTTGGAAGGAATAAATGCTTTTATTGCTGAAGATAGGTTGCCGGTAGAATTTCAATTGATAGGTTTTAAGCCGGAACCTTTTGCCGTTGAAGATATGTATGGCAGTTTGTACTTGACTGCTCTTGGGTTTTCTTTCGCACAGAATGAAGATTTACTTTTGAATTTTATTAATACTGATCTTGGGCCAGAGTATTTAGTTGATTTTTCTGAGGATTTTATCCCAAATTTAGATAAAAAGCAAGCCTATGTGAATCAATTAATGATGGAGCAGCTAGAGCATTCGATGAATGAAATGGGATTGCCACTTTGGGAAGGAAGTAATGCATGGGTATTATCAGGTCGTAAAACAAAATCTGGAAAAGCCATATTGTCCAATGATACTCATGTAGGGTTCAGTCAGCCAGCTATATGGTATGAAGCCTATCTTGAATATCCGGGTTATGAGTTTTATGGACATTTCTTGCCAACTGTTCCTTTTGGTATTATTGGCCATAACGATCATTTGGCTTGGGGTTTGACTATTTTCCCATTTGATAATATGGATTATGTGCAATTAGAATCCATTGGAAATCCAGCTAGCTATATTTATTTTCAAGATACAGTGGATTTCGAATTTGTTGATTATGAGATAGTGGTGAAAGATGGTGAAAACGAAAGGTTTACACTTAAATCCTCGAAACTGGGCCCAGTTATCAATCACATAGAACCTCTGATTGATTCCCTTTATACTTCAGATATTACACTCAATTGGTCTATTTATCATCTGGAGAATACTTCTGTTCAAGCCTTATATAAAATGAATCAGGCTCAAAACATGCATGATTTTAAAGAAGCTATTTCGTTGATAGATATAGTGGGTCTAAATGTGATGTATGCCGATGCAAAGAATAATATTGCATGGTGGGGATGTGGAAAAATACCTAGAAGAGATAGTTTGAGTCAGAGTTTTAAGTTTCTAAATTCTGCCGATGGAAAAGATAAGCAAATGGGTTTTTTGAGTTTTGATGAGAACCCTAAGGTGGAGAATCCCATGTCAGGATTTATAGCTACGGCTAATAATAATCCAGTTTTGAGTGGGGGTAGTTTTGTGCCCGGTAATTATTTGCCATCAGATAGAATTGATTTGATTACTAATGCCTTAATAGAAAAAGATGATTGGGATTTAGACGCTTGTCGAGCCCTCCAGCTTGATCATCAATCTATGGTGAAAAGAGATTTAGCCTATTTTATCAGTACTCAGTTAATCGATTTGCCAAAACAAGGGTTATACAGAGAAGTTGCCGATAAACTATCAAAATGGGATGGGAATTATAATCTGCATGGTGTAGAACCTGCTATTTTTTCTCGACTTTATTTCAATATTGCCCAGCAAGCTATGGCTGATGAATTAGGCCCCGCCCTTTTCAGTAAAGCTTGTAAAACATACTTATTGAAGAAGACTTTACCCTCGCTGATTAAGAATGGAACTTCACCATGGTGGCTGAAAAAAGGTTCTGAGGAGTCTAGTACTAGAGCTCAGGTGTTAACAATCGCATTTATGATGACTGTAGACGAGTTGAATAGTGAATTGGGTCCAAAAGTGAAAGATTGGAAGTGGAGCAAAGTGCATACGCTTACTCATGAACATCCCATGGGATCGAGAAAGCCATTAGATAAAAGTTATAATGTTGGTCCATACCCAGTGGCCGGCGGAAATCAAGTTCTCAATAAAATGGAATATGCACTTACAGGTGATGTTATTCATCAGGTAACTTCTGGTCCAGCACTTCGGATACTGATTGATTTTGAAAATGTAGGTGGAGGCTTGAATATTTCTCCGACGGGACAATCTGGAAATTTCAGAAGTCCTCATTATAAAGATCAAGCTGAGATGTTTGTTAATGGGGAGTATAGAGGAATGTTGATGGATAGAAAGGCAATTATAGCAGGGGAACACCAAGTATTAAACTTGTTGCCCCGTTAAATCAATCCTAATTCTCGCAAACGTTCAGTTAAGAACTCCCCAGCTGTAATATCATCAAATTGTTTTGGATTTTCTTGGTCAACACAAGCTGCTAAGCAATCTAGTTTCATATCGCTAACCGGGTGCATAAAGAAAGGAACAGAATATCGCGAACTTCCCCAAGATTCTTTTAGTGGGTTGGTGACCTGATGAACTGTTGATTTTAATTTGTTATTGGTATGACGAGAAAGCATATCACCCACGTTTATCATCAGCTCATCGGGCTGAGCAATGGCGTCTATCCAATCTCCATGATGATTTTGAACTTGTAAGCCTTTTCCCTGAGCGCCCATGAGGAGGGTGATTAAATTAATATCGGTGTGGGCTGCAGCTCTTACCGCTTCTTTTGGTTCTTCAGTAATAGGAGGATAATGAATGGGGCGCAAAATACTGTTGCCTTCTTTTATGTATTTATCGAAATAGAATTCTTCTAAACCAACAAATAAAGCCAAAGCTCTTAAAACATAGATGCCTGTTTTCTCCAACTTCTCGTACACCTCTTGTCCTACTTTATTAAACTCAGGTAACTCTTCCACCATAACATTCTTTGGGTAGATCTCTTTGTATTTAGAATCCTCAGAAATATTTTGTCCAAAATGCCAGAATTCTTTTAAATCACCTTCTGTTCTTCCTTTTGCCGATTCCTTTCCAAAACCCGTATATCCTCTTTGTCCGCCAATGCCTTCTATTTCATATTTTACTTTGGTTTTTAAAGGAAGTCCAAAAAAGCTTTCACACTCCTGATACAGTTGATTTACTAATATCTCTTCTAGGAAATGGCCTTTTAAAGCCACAAATCCTATTTCCTGATAAGCTTTTCCAATGGCTTGTACAAAGTCGTTTTTGCGTTTCGCATCATCAGAAGTAAAGTCATTTAGATTTACAGAAGGGATAATATTGGCCATTTTATTTGTTTTAAATTTAGGAAAGCTAAAGATATAAAATTCTTGTAAATCCTGATAGCGCTGTGCTAGTGTAGTTTATATTTCATAATGAAAAACATATAACTAGCTTATGTTGAATGGTTCTAAGCTGCTTAAAACTTTCTTTTTACTCCTTTCCATTCAAAATATTATGTAATTTTGCACCCCTTAAAAAAAGAGGAGTTTTAATTCTATAAATCAGCCCATGAGCATGATAAGTTTCCTTAGAAAATACAGTTTAAAAAGTTTGAGTACCAAGCAGGTAACCTATATTATTAGTATTGTGATTGGGTTTTTTGTAGGGTTAGCAGCGGTGATTATTAAAAAAGCTGTGCATCTAACACAATGGCTCTTGACCCATAGTTTTAGTGCAGACATGGAACATTACCTGTTTTTTATATATCCCACAATAGGTATTTTTCTGGCTGTATTGTATATGAACTTTATCATTAAGAAAAAAGTGGGACATGGTATTCCAGCTGTGCTTTATGCCATATCAAAACAAAATGGAATTATCCCTAAACATAATATGTTCTCCTCCATCTTCACGGCGAGTTTTACCGTAGGTTTTGGTGGTTCAGTAGGGTTGGAGGGACCAACGGTATATACTGGAGCAGCCATAGGAAGTTATTTTGGCCAGATTTTAAAAACCAATTATCGTCAAACAATATTCTATTTAGGTTTTGCCAGTGCTGCGGCCATGGCGGCAATCTTCAAAGCGCCAGTTGCAGGAATTGTATTTGCCTTAGAGGTGATCATGCTTGATCTTACTATGGCGGCATTGCTTCCTCTTTTATTGTCTTCTGTTACTGCGGTAATGGTTAGTTATATGTTTATGGGTCAGGGTGCTGTTTATCATATTGAACAAGTAGATCCTTTTCTTTTGAAAGATGTGATTTGGTTTATCCTTCTAGGCGTTTTTACAGGTTTAGTAAGTACCTATTTTACCAAGGCTTATATTAAAATAGAATCTATTTTTTCTTCCATGAAGAAATGGTATACCAAGCTTTTAGTAGGAGGAACTGTTTTAGGGGGCTTAATATTTTTGTTCCCATCTTTATATGGAGAAGGTTATGATGCCATTAACACCGCATTGCATGGCGAAACTTCTAATCTATTTGCCAACTCGGTTTTCTTCGATTTTAGAGATGATGTTTGGGTGGTATTTGCCATGATGGCTATTATCTTAATCACTAAGGTGATTGCTACTTCTGTTACTTTTGGCGCAGGAGGTATTGGAGGTATTTTTGCACCTTCTTTATTCTTAGGAACCTATGCTGGCTTACTATTCTCAAAGACAGTTAATTATTTTGGTTTCGAAAATTTATCTGAAAAGAATTTTGCCTTGGTGGGTATGGCTGGTATTATTTCGGGAAATCTACATGCTCCTTTAACCGCTATCTTCCTTATTGCTGAGTTAACGACTGGGTATACGCTATTTGTTCCCTTAATGCTCACTTCTGCTTCTTCCTACGCAACGACCAAATTATTTGTTACCAATTCAGTATATACCCATCAGTTGGCTAAACGAGGGGAATTAGTAACCCACGATAAAGATAAGGCGGTTATGCAAATGCTTTCGGTGAAGGATTTAATAGAAAAAGATTTCAAAACTATTGAGCCTTCAGCTACTCTAGGCGAATTAATTGATGTGGTAGCTGATTCTAAACGCCATGTTTATCCAGTCGTAGATGAAACCAATGAGTTCCATGGAGCTATAACCCTCGATGAGATCAAACATATCATGTTTAAGCCAGAATTATACGATAAATATACTGTAGAGGATTTAATGTTTGTTCCTGTATCCAAGGTCGATCCAGAGGAAAGTATGGAGGAGGTTGCTAAAAAATTCAATAAATCGGGTTATTATAATATGCCTGTCATTAAGAATGGTAAGTACTGGGGTTTTGTAAGTCGTGCCAATGTGTTCTCCGCCTATAGAAAATTATTAAAAGATTTTTCTGACGATTAATTATTTATTTCTACTTTTGAGGGGTAAATCAAAACCTTAAAAATGAAAAAGCTATTTATTACCCTCCTCGTTTTATTGTCGGTTTCTTCTTTTGCTCAGAATCATTTTATAGGAGTTCAATTTGGAATGAATTCTTCAATGACCTTTGGTAAAGAATTATTTACAAATGTAAATCTATCTACCTCATTTACTACAGGCTTGACCTATAATTATCGATTTAAAAATAATTTTCTTTTTGGATCAGGTTTAACCTACGAAAGAAAAGGATATCAAGATGATTCTTTTTTATGTGATTATATGGGGAATAATCAAGATGATATGGGAAGATGGTTTGGAAGTTCAACTATTGAAGTTCAATATACTTGTATTGGGGTGCCGCTTAAAGCGGGTTATCAGATTGGGAAATGTTGGACGGCTTAATTTTATTTGGGTCTGGTTCCATCATATTTATTGGATGGAAAATTAATGGAACCTTTTATCAATAATGATGAGACTCTTGAAGAAAGGGTATTTGATTTTACAGAGAGGGTCGACCGTTTTAAGTTATTGGTGATGATAGAGCTAGGTTCAGATTATCAATTAAATAATTGCTGGGCCTTATGTTTAAATGTAAATTATATGACTGGGTTTGATCGTGTAATTTATACGGGTTTTAATAAGCCTGATCCTTATGATCATCGTCTTAATATTTCCCTAGGAGTAAAATATGCTATAAAGTCAGAATAACATTTATCTTTTGTGCTTACCAAACTATTCAAAACAAATTCGTTTTCTTTTTGTGGCCCTTTGTGCCATCCTTTGTGTTTTTTGTGGTATAACTATCCTATATGTCAGAAAAATGGAAAGAGCTATTTGGCTTATGATGAAATCTTTTGGTAAATGAGAACTGATATTAACTTCATTAATAAAAATACTTTTGAAGTAGCTCGAGTCTCTTAATTCTAGCTTCTTCAAAAATTGTAAATGCGAACATTTTCTTATTAACTTTGCAGCCTATTTCTAAGCAAAATCTTTTGTTTTAGAATGCAAACCTTGCACTATTATTCAATTATAGAAGAAAAGGGTGTGAGCTAAAATAACACATTGAAAAACAATATTTTAATGGAAAACCAGACCAAGTTAAGTGTAAATATAAATAAAGTTGCCACCCTCAGAAATGCCAGAGGTGGTGATATGCCCAATGTTTTAAAAGTAGCTTTAGATTGCGAACGATTTGGAGCCCAAGGAATCACGGTACATCCTCGTCCCGATGAGCGTCATATTCGCTATGCCGATGTATTTGAACTTAAGCCTCAATTAACAACCGAGTTTAATATTGAAGGCTATCCCAACGAGAGCTTTATGAAATTGGTATTAGATTCAAAACCTGCTCAGGTAACTCTCGTTCCCGATCCTCCTGGAGTATTAACTAGCAATGCCGGTTGGGATACCATTAAGCATGAAAGTTATTTAAAGGAAGTAGTGGCAGAATTTCAAGCTAATAATATCAGAACTTCTATTTTTATAGAAACTGATGCCAAACTGATTGAAAATGCTGCCAAAATTGGAACCGACAGAGTGGAACTTTATACCGAAAGTTATGCTACTGATTATCCCAAAGGAAAAGAAGCAGCCATTAGAGCTTTTGTGGAAGCTGGTAAAATAGCTCAAAAAGTGGGCTTAGGTTTAAATGCAGGTCATGATTTGAGTTTAGAGAATTTGAGATATTTTGCAGAAAATGTTCCTGGATTGCTAGAAGTAAGTATTGGTCATGCTTTAATAAGCGATGCGCTTTATTTTGGTTTGGAAAATACCATTCAGATGTATCTCAACCAACTCAGGAATATCAAATAATAGTAAAACAAACTCTAAGTACTTCAAGTACTTTAGGCATTTTATTACTTTTTTATGCAACTATTTTACAGAAAATTTGGCCAAGGAAAGCCACTCATTATACTGCACGGATTGTTTGGTATATCAGACAACTGGGTCAGCTTTGGCAAGAAAATAGCTGAATTGGGTTATGAGGTTTATATACCAGATCAAAGAAACCATGGACAATCTCCCCATAGTTCTGCTTTTAATTATTTAGCTCTTGTTGACGATTTGTTCGAGTTTGTGGATGAACATGAATTAGAGGATGCCATTATTTTAGGTCACAGCATGGGAGGAAAAGTAGCCATGCGATATGCATTGGAGAATCCTCACTTTTTGTCTAAGTTGATTGTAGTGGATATTAGTTTACGAGCCTACGAGGCACGACCTCATCATAAAAACATCATCCGCGCCATGAAGAAAGTCGATTTCTCAATGGTGACCTCGAGGAAGCAAGTTGAAGAGATTTTGGCGGAAAATATTTCAGATACAAAAATCAGGTTATTTGTGATGAAAAATCTTCACCGAATCAGTCAAACCAAATTTGAATGGCGATTGAACCTAGATGGGATTTGTGATAATCTGGATCAGATGTTTGATGGGATTGATATTCCAGAGCCATTTACTAAGCCCAGTTTATTTATTCGTGGAGGGGCTTCCGATTATATAATAGATGAAGATATAGCACCTATTAACGAAGCTTTTCCAGATAATCAGCTTCATACCATTGATGGCGCAACGCATTGGGTGCATGCGGAGGCACCAGACTTGTTCTTTCATTATGTGTCAGAATTTCTTCAAAAAGACCAGTAAAATCTGTATTTACTAATTTATCAAAACCTTTTCGTAAAATTATAGTATAAGAATCAAAACTATTGTGATGGATTTGTCGATTTATTTTGACCCAATTAATATTGAGGATTTTAAGTTTATACGGAGGAGCAGCCGCAAATCTTTCGGTGATATGATACTGAAGAATATGGAAGGCTCTTATTTTCCTGATTTGGAGGAGGTTCAGATAGCACTAATTGGTGTGCCAGAAGAACGAGCCCAAGTGGGGAATCCTGGTTGTGGTTCAGGTACGGATATCATTAGAGATTATTTTTACGATTTATTTCCTGGGAATTATCAAGCCAGAATTGCTGATTTGGGAAATCTAAAGCTAGGCCATAGCATCCAAGATACTTATTATGCCTTAACAGCCGTTTGTTCTGAGCTTTTGAGCAATCAGATTGTTCCTGTCATTATTGGAGGAAGTCAAGATTTAACTTATGCTAATTATAGAGCTTATGAAGATTTAGGTCAGATTATAAATATTGCTGCCATCGATAATCAGTTCGATTTAGGCGAAAACGATGAGGAGCTTAATTCTCGTTCCTATCTTTCTAAAATCATACTCCATCAACCCAATTTCTTGTTCAACTATACTAATTTAGGTTATCAAACTTACTTTGTTGATCAAGACGCTATTCGTTTAATGGATAACCTCTTCTTCGATACTTATCGTTTAGGTAATGTTCGTTCGGATATGAAAGAAGTAGAGCCCATGGTGAGAAATGCCGATATGATTAGTATTGATATTTCGGCCATCAGACAAACCGATGCTCCGGGTAATATGAATACCACTCCAAATGGCTTTTTGGGCGAAGAAATGTGTATGATTACTCGTTATG is drawn from Lentimicrobium sp. L6 and contains these coding sequences:
- a CDS encoding alpha/beta fold hydrolase, with product MQLFYRKFGQGKPLIILHGLFGISDNWVSFGKKIAELGYEVYIPDQRNHGQSPHSSAFNYLALVDDLFEFVDEHELEDAIILGHSMGGKVAMRYALENPHFLSKLIVVDISLRAYEARPHHKNIIRAMKKVDFSMVTSRKQVEEILAENISDTKIRLFVMKNLHRISQTKFEWRLNLDGICDNLDQMFDGIDIPEPFTKPSLFIRGGASDYIIDEDIAPINEAFPDNQLHTIDGATHWVHAEAPDLFFHYVSEFLQKDQ
- a CDS encoding formimidoylglutamase, encoding MILKNMEGSYFPDLEEVQIALIGVPEERAQVGNPGCGSGTDIIRDYFYDLFPGNYQARIADLGNLKLGHSIQDTYYALTAVCSELLSNQIVPVIIGGSQDLTYANYRAYEDLGQIINIAAIDNQFDLGENDEELNSRSYLSKIILHQPNFLFNYTNLGYQTYFVDQDAIRLMDNLFFDTYRLGNVRSDMKEVEPMVRNADMISIDISAIRQTDAPGNMNTTPNGFLGEEMCMITRYAGLSDKLSSIGFYEYNPDMDFNGQTAHLIAQMIWYFVDGFYSRMQDYPIDKKSLDYKKFMVKLTNQQDELVFFKSNKTDRWWMEVDCTATVKAKYERHYLVPCSYQDYEKALSDDIPERWLQAYQKLM